Proteins from a single region of Hermetia illucens chromosome 3, iHerIll2.2.curated.20191125, whole genome shotgun sequence:
- the LOC119651167 gene encoding exosome complex component RRP40, which produces MSAVLVPGEAVSEIEEVAKTKKVVLGPGLRRTNDSVLACKAGVLCKKAPNMFWIDSYQRRYVPVRGECVLGVVTQKAGDIFRVDIGAHEQACLSYLAFEGATKKNRPDIQLGDLLYARLVVASRDLEPELVCVNSHGKKEKLGVLNDGFVFNCSINLVRKILNKNCPLLQALQREMPFEVAVGMNGRIWIKAKTMRETIAVGNAILATEFVSNDDIRKLCENIGNILFT; this is translated from the coding sequence ATGAGCGCGGTTTTAGTGCCCGGTGAAGCCGTTTCTGAAATCGAAGAGGtagcaaaaaccaaaaaagtcgTCCTCGGTCCTGGCCTCCGTCGTACCAATGACTCTGTTTTGGCATGCAAGGCaggagttttgtgtaaaaaggctccaaatatgttttggATTGACAGCTACCAGCGTCGGTACGTCCCGGTGCGCGGTGAATGCGTCCTCGGCGTAGTAACCCAGAAGGCGGGCGATATCTTTCGCGTCGATATTGGAGCACACGAGCAAGCTTGCCTGTCGTACTTGGCCTTTGAAGGAGCCACAAAGAAGAATCGTCCTGACATACAGCTGGGGGATTTGCTCTACGCCAGGTTGGTCGTGGCGAGCCGAGATTTGGAGCCAGAGTTGGTCTGCGTGAATTCACATGGCAAAAAGGAGAAGCTGGGCGTGTTGAATGACGGTTTCGTGTTCAACTGTAGCATTAACCTAGTTAGAAAGATCCTGAATAAGAACTGTCCTTTGCTGCAAGCCTTGCAGAGAGAGATGCCGTTCGAAGTCGCCGTCGGAATGAATGGAAGAATATGGATAAAGGCGAAGACAATGCGAGAGACGATTGCTGTAGGGAATGCCATTCTAGCTACAGAATTCGTCTCGAATGATGATATTAGGAAATTGTGCGAAAACATTGGAAATATATTGTTTACATAA